The following proteins come from a genomic window of Pyxidicoccus sp. MSG2:
- a CDS encoding myxococcus cysteine-rich repeat containing protein, with product MTRSWQWKLGALAGGALAVSLLGGCGASSGPGEQEGPPLGELTSRAGGNPCGTNGDPSGPVEPYADSVLDGATNRVTDQDNAVGAPDGMVATLQGAATLTLDMGTGEEGLESLKLYYVGGAPTRATVEFLRADGVLLATGRVSKTGTEQGRLVATVPYTKSAAFRLVKVKGASGTTYQVDAVETTKLGTGTCVFCGDGILQGPEVCDDKNMLSGDGCNSVCEIEPGYTCRGSPSVCDDNWAPTVEDFHGTTPEDTPLDITLTAVDPEGAALTYTFTTPGHGTLTGTGPSVTYTPAGDFSGEDTFQVTVSDGENQVTATVTVTVQPVNDAPVAASAAVTVSYNTTTPITVSATDVDGDALTFSFTAPAHGTLSGTGAQLIYTPAADFQGADLFTFTASDGSLTSAVATVSITVRGPPVCGDGYIDSGEVCDDGNRVAGDGCRADCRGVEVCGDGLVDSTTGEQCDDGGTTPGDGCDAACQLDAFSNVPPTLISGTLSCSTANSNTGRKVAVDALGRFYVVMKCGGAVHVSVSVDRGQTWVGPTPLGITGAAEVAIEGGPTGVAYVAATAAPGVLFFTRTVDAGASWEAPRILSSVAGPTVSLDSMGDALYISGTRGSVGVRVLRNFARGAGDFSGTDSDQSNIYHDVIVDKISGDIFSVSDDPSFRIRRSSDQATSFGPLSSPPGQAFYSDWTGSNGFIYVTGTFGDNNVDVIPVSAPGTSTQVTGLPTNIGPGPFRSIDADAIGNAYVASQLTTGAVQLDRMLVGAATISAADARTVAQGAAPAVAALPSNGGALVAYTSGTSIYASVVVY from the coding sequence ATGACGAGAAGCTGGCAGTGGAAGCTGGGTGCACTGGCGGGTGGCGCATTGGCGGTGTCTCTGCTGGGGGGCTGCGGAGCGAGCTCCGGACCCGGAGAGCAGGAAGGGCCGCCGCTTGGAGAACTGACGTCGAGGGCCGGTGGCAATCCGTGTGGAACCAATGGGGACCCGAGCGGGCCCGTGGAGCCCTACGCGGACTCGGTGCTGGACGGGGCGACGAACCGGGTGACGGACCAGGACAACGCGGTGGGTGCCCCGGACGGCATGGTGGCGACGCTTCAGGGGGCGGCGACGTTGACGCTCGACATGGGGACCGGAGAGGAGGGCCTGGAGTCGCTGAAGCTGTACTACGTGGGAGGTGCGCCGACCCGGGCCACGGTGGAGTTCCTCCGGGCGGACGGGGTGCTGCTGGCGACGGGGCGTGTCAGCAAGACGGGGACGGAGCAGGGGCGCCTGGTGGCGACGGTTCCGTACACGAAGAGCGCGGCCTTCCGGCTGGTGAAGGTGAAGGGGGCCTCGGGCACCACCTACCAGGTGGACGCGGTCGAGACGACGAAGCTGGGGACGGGCACGTGCGTCTTCTGCGGCGACGGCATCCTTCAGGGCCCCGAGGTCTGCGACGACAAGAACATGCTGTCGGGTGACGGCTGCAACAGCGTCTGCGAAATCGAGCCGGGCTACACCTGCAGGGGCTCGCCGAGCGTTTGTGACGACAACTGGGCGCCCACGGTGGAGGACTTCCACGGGACCACCCCTGAGGACACCCCGTTGGACATCACCCTCACCGCGGTGGACCCGGAGGGCGCCGCGCTCACCTACACCTTCACCACGCCCGGCCACGGCACGCTCACGGGGACGGGCCCGTCGGTGACGTACACCCCGGCTGGGGACTTCTCCGGAGAGGACACGTTCCAGGTCACCGTCTCCGACGGTGAGAATCAGGTGACGGCCACCGTCACAGTCACGGTCCAACCGGTCAACGACGCGCCCGTGGCCGCCTCTGCCGCGGTGACGGTGAGCTACAACACGACGACCCCCATCACGGTGTCGGCCACGGATGTGGACGGAGATGCGCTCACGTTCAGCTTCACGGCCCCCGCTCATGGGACGCTGTCCGGAACGGGCGCCCAGCTCATCTACACGCCGGCCGCGGACTTCCAGGGAGCGGACCTCTTCACCTTCACGGCCAGCGACGGCTCGCTCACCTCCGCCGTCGCCACCGTCAGCATCACCGTCAGGGGGCCGCCTGTCTGCGGCGACGGCTACATCGATTCGGGTGAGGTGTGTGACGACGGCAACCGCGTCGCGGGGGACGGCTGCCGGGCGGACTGCCGGGGCGTGGAGGTGTGCGGCGACGGCCTGGTGGACAGCACGACGGGAGAGCAGTGCGACGATGGCGGCACGACCCCCGGGGATGGCTGTGACGCCGCGTGCCAGCTGGATGCCTTCTCCAACGTGCCCCCCACGCTCATCAGCGGGACGCTGAGCTGCAGCACGGCCAACTCGAACACGGGGCGCAAGGTGGCGGTGGATGCGCTGGGGCGCTTCTACGTCGTCATGAAATGCGGTGGCGCGGTCCACGTCAGCGTGAGCGTGGACCGTGGCCAGACCTGGGTGGGGCCCACCCCCCTGGGCATCACCGGCGCGGCGGAGGTCGCGATTGAAGGCGGCCCCACGGGGGTCGCCTATGTCGCGGCGACGGCGGCCCCGGGCGTGCTGTTCTTCACCCGGACCGTCGACGCGGGGGCGAGCTGGGAGGCGCCGCGAATCCTGTCCTCGGTGGCCGGCCCCACCGTCAGCCTGGATTCCATGGGCGATGCCCTCTACATCTCCGGCACGCGAGGCAGCGTGGGGGTGCGCGTCCTCCGGAACTTCGCGCGAGGCGCGGGCGACTTCAGCGGGACGGACTCGGACCAGTCCAACATCTACCACGACGTCATCGTGGACAAGATCAGCGGAGACATCTTCTCGGTGAGCGACGACCCCTCCTTCCGCATCCGCCGCAGCAGCGACCAGGCGACCAGCTTTGGCCCGCTGAGCTCCCCGCCGGGGCAGGCCTTCTACTCGGACTGGACGGGCTCCAACGGGTTCATCTACGTCACGGGCACCTTTGGGGACAACAACGTGGACGTCATCCCGGTGTCGGCGCCTGGGACGAGCACCCAGGTGACGGGCCTCCCCACGAACATCGGCCCCGGTCCCTTCCGGTCGATTGACGCGGACGCCATCGGCAACGCCTATGTCGCCTCTCAGTTGACGACGGGCGCTGTCCAGTTGGACCGGATGCTCGTGGGGGCCGCCACGATTTCGGCCGCGGATGCCAGGACGGTGGCGCAGGGCGCCGCGCCCGCGGTCGCGGCGCTTCCGTCCAATGGCGGCGCCCTGGTGGCCTACACGAGCGGCACCAGCATCTATGCCTCGGTGGTGGTGTACTGA
- a CDS encoding M23 family metallopeptidase, producing the protein MSATRCAVGLLLLWAWGSARAQSSPSLPYRHESCSENGRVCLIIEQLDTESATLTLRTTATSELTVTLDAEVENVELSTPLPVTAVFEGSQTKTLVRLRRAKRGLAWRYKNVHYNWNWGTARARHDDSVLYRLPFEPNHAVRVIQGYDGGISHTGPMRHALDFDLPEGSLVRAARDGVVADAIHTFKTAGTDKSYRERDKANRVLVRHADGTFGYYGHLKPGGVFVREGQSVTAGQPLGISGNTGYSRGPHLHFEVRTAVDGTQWQTFPVRFTTQQGRGLTLEQDKSYSAAR; encoded by the coding sequence TTGTCAGCGACTCGCTGTGCCGTGGGACTGCTGCTGCTCTGGGCGTGGGGCTCCGCGCGGGCGCAGTCCTCGCCGTCCCTTCCCTACCGCCACGAGTCGTGCTCGGAGAACGGACGGGTCTGTCTCATCATCGAGCAGCTGGACACCGAGAGCGCGACGCTCACCCTGCGCACCACGGCGACCTCCGAGCTCACGGTGACGCTCGACGCGGAGGTGGAGAACGTGGAGCTCTCGACTCCGCTGCCTGTCACCGCCGTGTTCGAGGGCTCGCAGACGAAGACGTTGGTGCGGCTGAGGCGCGCGAAGCGGGGGCTGGCCTGGCGGTACAAGAACGTCCACTACAACTGGAACTGGGGCACCGCCCGGGCGCGGCACGACGACTCCGTCCTCTACCGGCTGCCCTTCGAGCCCAACCACGCCGTCCGCGTGATTCAGGGCTACGACGGCGGCATCAGCCACACCGGCCCCATGCGCCACGCGCTGGACTTCGACCTGCCGGAGGGCTCGCTGGTGCGCGCCGCCCGCGACGGCGTCGTGGCGGATGCCATCCACACCTTCAAGACGGCCGGCACCGACAAGAGCTACCGCGAGCGGGACAAGGCGAACCGGGTGTTGGTGCGCCACGCCGACGGGACGTTCGGCTACTACGGGCACCTCAAGCCGGGCGGAGTCTTCGTGCGGGAGGGCCAGTCCGTCACCGCCGGGCAGCCGCTGGGTATCTCCGGCAACACCGGCTACTCGCGCGGCCCGCACCTGCACTTCGAGGTGCGCACGGCGGTGGACGGCACGCAATGGCAGACATTCCCCGTCCGCTTCACCACCCAGCAGGGCCGGGGTCTCACGCTGGAGCAGGACAAGTCCTACTCCGCCGCGCGCTGA
- a CDS encoding LamG-like jellyroll fold domain-containing protein, protein MTRTSPEASLTWDPYADAVGSGTTATVLNASAALGAPDGQAATLLGLLNAALVLDLGQGEEGTGDLRVYYQGLSLALVAQVDFLKADGTLIGSSSLHLVELGLGTHVAVATYPGNKPYRYVRLKGAVALYLVDAVETSLRPICSDGVLGGFEICDDGNQLSGDGCNSVCEVEPGYTCTGQPSVCTDIDECTNGTANCQPGEICVNTPGSYTCEPDLCAGVVCAPLDACHIAGTCDPSTGQCSHPIAPNGTACNDGDACTQPDTCQDGVCSGTPAADTTNNLAHRWTFDEDSGSTALDSAGTSNGTLGSSASRTVSFDGSSAITLTPTQQCDLNAHVDFGLAPGQFGTAAFTVSYWLKTTFNGPGSGDLIGNRVAGSAGNYLSARLNGSTSTASLEIYENAAGTNGAGVNVSPSPLNNGSWHHVAYTRGGTSLKVYIDGVLVGSSTSAAPTNLTGANSFRIGRRLPCMGTFPSIPASFDDVRTYSRELTSCDIAVLSTH, encoded by the coding sequence TTGACGCGTACGAGCCCGGAAGCCTCGCTGACGTGGGACCCGTATGCGGACGCTGTGGGGTCGGGCACCACGGCGACGGTGCTCAACGCGAGCGCGGCGCTGGGCGCTCCGGACGGGCAGGCCGCGACCCTGCTGGGCTTGCTCAACGCGGCGCTGGTGCTGGACCTGGGCCAGGGCGAGGAAGGCACCGGCGACCTGCGCGTCTACTACCAGGGCCTGTCATTGGCGCTGGTGGCCCAGGTGGACTTCCTGAAGGCAGATGGGACGCTCATTGGCTCCAGCTCGTTGCACCTGGTGGAGCTGGGCCTGGGGACGCATGTGGCGGTGGCGACGTACCCGGGGAACAAGCCCTATCGCTACGTGCGCCTGAAGGGCGCGGTCGCGCTCTACCTGGTGGACGCGGTGGAGACGTCGCTGCGGCCCATCTGTAGTGACGGGGTGCTGGGCGGATTCGAAATCTGTGACGACGGCAATCAACTCTCTGGAGACGGCTGCAACAGCGTCTGCGAAGTAGAGCCGGGCTACACCTGCACGGGACAGCCGAGCGTCTGCACCGACATCGACGAGTGCACCAACGGGACTGCGAACTGCCAGCCGGGTGAAATCTGCGTCAACACTCCCGGGAGCTACACCTGCGAGCCCGACCTCTGCGCGGGGGTGGTCTGCGCGCCTCTCGACGCGTGCCACATCGCGGGCACCTGTGATCCATCGACCGGGCAGTGCTCTCATCCGATAGCCCCCAACGGAACGGCGTGTAACGACGGCGACGCCTGCACCCAGCCGGACACCTGCCAGGACGGGGTCTGCTCCGGCACCCCGGCCGCCGACACGACCAACAACCTGGCCCATCGGTGGACCTTCGACGAGGACAGCGGTAGCACGGCCCTGGACTCGGCGGGGACGTCGAACGGAACGCTCGGCAGCTCGGCGTCGCGGACGGTCAGCTTCGACGGCTCCAGTGCTATCACTCTCACGCCCACCCAGCAGTGCGACCTCAACGCCCACGTCGACTTCGGCCTCGCGCCCGGGCAATTCGGGACGGCCGCCTTCACCGTGAGCTATTGGCTGAAGACGACCTTCAACGGCCCCGGCAGCGGAGATCTCATCGGGAACCGGGTGGCCGGGAGCGCAGGCAACTACCTCTCGGCAAGGCTCAACGGCAGCACCTCGACAGCGTCGCTCGAGATCTACGAGAACGCGGCAGGCACCAATGGTGCAGGCGTCAACGTCTCTCCGTCGCCGCTCAACAACGGCAGCTGGCACCACGTCGCCTATACCCGCGGCGGGACCTCGCTCAAAGTGTACATTGACGGCGTGCTCGTCGGCTCCTCGACCAGCGCCGCGCCGACAAACCTCACGGGCGCCAATTCGTTCCGCATCGGCCGCAGGCTGCCCTGCATGGGCACCTTCCCCAGCATTCCGGCTTCGTTCGACGATGTCCGGACCTACAGCCGCGAGCTCACCTCCTGCGACATCGCCGTGCTGAGCACGCACTAG
- a CDS encoding IS5 family transposase, with protein sequence MRGTPKQQTTMFSLRSPRERVAKDHPLRRVKDMADAALAALSPTFDRMYSRMGRPSIPPEQLLKASLLMAFYSVRGERLFCEQLDYNLLFRWFLDMGIEEVSFDHSTFSVNRTLLLEHDVARQFFAAVVGQAQRAGLTSSEHFSTVDFHGQKRSNATHESKTDPEAKLMRKGDGKEAKLSYCLNGLMENRHGLLIDLRLLEATGTAERDAAIGMLHEAVPGTRRVTVGADKGYDTKDFVADCRHLVVTPHVAQNASVRRRSAIDARTTTSAGSTAVPPRGGRAAATRGGRYFFLSAGMCTLL encoded by the coding sequence ATGCGTGGGACTCCCAAGCAGCAGACGACGATGTTCAGCCTGAGGAGCCCGAGGGAGCGCGTCGCGAAGGACCATCCGCTTCGCCGGGTGAAGGACATGGCCGACGCGGCGTTGGCGGCGCTCTCCCCGACGTTCGACCGGATGTACAGCCGGATGGGCCGCCCCAGCATCCCGCCGGAGCAGTTGCTGAAGGCCTCGCTGCTGATGGCCTTCTACTCGGTGCGCGGCGAGCGGCTCTTCTGCGAGCAACTCGACTACAACCTCCTCTTCCGCTGGTTCCTCGACATGGGCATCGAGGAGGTGTCGTTCGACCACAGCACCTTCTCGGTCAACCGCACGCTGTTGCTGGAGCATGACGTCGCCCGGCAATTCTTCGCGGCCGTCGTGGGCCAGGCGCAGCGGGCGGGGCTGACGAGCAGCGAGCACTTCAGCACGGTGGACTTCCACGGCCAGAAGCGAAGCAACGCCACGCACGAGTCGAAGACGGACCCGGAGGCGAAGCTGATGCGCAAGGGGGACGGGAAGGAAGCGAAGCTGAGCTACTGCCTCAATGGGCTGATGGAGAACCGGCACGGGCTGCTCATCGACCTGCGCCTGCTGGAGGCCACGGGCACCGCGGAGCGGGATGCGGCCATTGGCATGCTGCACGAGGCGGTACCGGGCACTCGACGCGTCACCGTGGGAGCGGACAAGGGCTACGACACGAAGGACTTCGTGGCCGACTGCCGGCACCTGGTCGTCACGCCCCACGTCGCCCAGAACGCCAGCGTCCGACGCCGCTCGGCCATCGACGCACGCACGACGACGAGCGCGGGCTCGACCGCGGTGCCCCCAAGAGGGGGCAGAGCGGCAGCCACACGAGGGGGGCGCTACTTCTTCTTGTCAGCTGGGATGTGCACGTTGCTGTAG
- a CDS encoding endonuclease/exonuclease/phosphatase family protein, producing MRVLASAHHAAPAHHHGSKSKGPTDFKIGSFNVLGASHTAPGGNKASRPSGVERMKLAAQVIQKHKLDVVGFQEFEKSQRQAFMHDTKHEFELYPGKHGGADPVNSIAWRKDKFEFVKGTHVTVPYFEGNKKQMPVVLLKDKETGQKVWVMNVHNPADTKKHPDNERNRDIATAKEIAFIKHLEKTTGHPVILTGDMNEKAEARQHITKGTDMKAAMNGKNPHSHQVGIDWIFGSPSVHFDGYDRDVSKKVRRASDHPLIYSNVHIPADKKK from the coding sequence ATGAGAGTCCTCGCGTCCGCCCATCACGCTGCCCCGGCTCACCACCACGGCTCGAAGTCGAAGGGCCCGACTGACTTCAAGATCGGCTCGTTCAACGTCCTCGGCGCCAGCCACACCGCGCCCGGTGGGAACAAGGCGTCCCGCCCCTCCGGCGTAGAGCGGATGAAGCTCGCCGCGCAGGTGATCCAGAAGCACAAGCTGGACGTCGTCGGCTTCCAGGAGTTCGAGAAGAGCCAGCGCCAGGCGTTCATGCACGACACCAAGCACGAGTTCGAATTGTACCCGGGCAAGCACGGGGGCGCGGACCCGGTGAACTCGATTGCGTGGCGCAAGGACAAGTTCGAGTTCGTGAAGGGGACGCACGTGACCGTCCCGTACTTCGAGGGCAACAAGAAGCAGATGCCGGTGGTGCTGCTGAAGGACAAGGAGACCGGGCAGAAGGTGTGGGTGATGAACGTCCACAACCCGGCCGACACCAAGAAGCACCCGGACAATGAAAGAAACCGCGACATCGCGACCGCGAAGGAGATCGCGTTCATCAAGCACCTGGAGAAGACGACCGGCCACCCGGTGATCTTGACGGGTGACATGAACGAGAAGGCGGAGGCCCGGCAGCACATCACCAAGGGCACCGACATGAAGGCGGCGATGAACGGGAAGAACCCGCACTCGCACCAGGTAGGAATCGACTGGATTTTCGGGTCGCCCAGCGTGCACTTCGACGGCTACGACCGCGATGTCAGCAAGAAGGTCCGGCGCGCGAGCGACCACCCGCTGATCTACAGCAACGTGCACATCCCAGCTGACAAGAAGAAGTAG
- a CDS encoding LysR family transcriptional regulator — MAFTPLNALSAFLVVGRRLSFAAAAHQLGVSPSALSQSVRQLEARVGVPLLTRTTRSVALTDAGQRLMERAGPSVELALEALRTVTASAGEVTGRVRLSVPRVVLAPIITPILLRFAERYPQVEVELRVEDGFVDIVAEGLDAGIRPSETIARDMVQVRVMKKHRFVVAGAPSYLKRKGVPQRPEDLLEHDCLNIIQPSTGSRYAWELERGKKQWRIPVRGPLLCTDEQTLIAMAEAGIALMYAFEPTIEPHLKRGTLRRVLEPYAAQVDGFFLYFPSRAQVSPAFRAFLDVAREVTASAR; from the coding sequence ATGGCCTTCACGCCCCTCAATGCCCTGAGTGCCTTCCTCGTGGTGGGACGCCGGCTCAGCTTCGCGGCGGCGGCCCACCAGCTGGGCGTCTCACCGTCCGCGCTGAGTCAGTCGGTACGCCAGCTGGAGGCGCGGGTGGGCGTGCCGCTGCTCACACGCACCACCCGGAGCGTGGCGCTGACGGACGCGGGCCAGCGCCTGATGGAGCGCGCGGGACCCTCCGTGGAGCTGGCGCTGGAGGCGCTGCGGACAGTCACCGCCAGCGCGGGGGAGGTGACGGGGCGCGTGCGGCTGTCGGTGCCCCGAGTGGTGCTGGCGCCCATCATCACACCCATCCTGCTGCGCTTCGCCGAGCGCTACCCGCAGGTGGAGGTGGAGCTGCGCGTCGAGGACGGCTTCGTGGACATCGTGGCGGAGGGCTTGGACGCGGGCATCCGTCCGTCGGAGACGATTGCTCGAGACATGGTGCAGGTGCGGGTGATGAAGAAGCACCGCTTCGTCGTGGCGGGCGCGCCGTCGTACCTCAAGCGCAAGGGCGTGCCCCAGCGCCCGGAGGACCTGCTGGAACACGACTGCCTCAACATCATCCAGCCCTCCACCGGCTCGCGGTATGCGTGGGAGCTGGAGCGCGGGAAGAAGCAGTGGCGCATCCCGGTGCGCGGCCCGCTGCTCTGTACGGACGAACAGACATTGATTGCCATGGCGGAGGCGGGCATCGCGCTCATGTATGCCTTCGAGCCCACCATCGAGCCGCACCTGAAGCGCGGCACCCTGCGGCGGGTATTGGAGCCCTACGCGGCGCAGGTGGATGGCTTCTTCCTCTACTTCCCCAGCCGCGCCCAGGTGTCCCCCGCGTTCCGAGCCTTCCTGGACGTGGCCCGCGAGGTGACGGCCTCGGCACGTTGA
- a CDS encoding NAD(P)-dependent alcohol dehydrogenase, which yields MIPVRAYAVQDARSPLAPFQFERREPGPRDVQLEILFCGVCHTDLHMIRNDWGFSPYPLVPGHEIVGRVVRVGSEVKKLQVGDLAGVGTMVDSCRTCRNCQDGLEQYCRVSNVMTYGGREKDGRTVTQGGYSEAIVVDEHFALKVPSNLDPAAVAPLLCAGITTYSPLRHWEVGPGQRVGVVGLGGLGHLGVKFARALGAHVVAFTHSERKTQDALRLGAHEVVVSTRPEEMAAQADRMDFILDTVSADHDVNAYLELLKRDGHLVLVGFPAKPLRVSAMPLLSRRASFSGSGAGGLPETQEMLDFCGEHGIVSDIERIRIQDVNTALERLEKGDVKYRFVIDLQSLR from the coding sequence ATGATTCCCGTTCGCGCCTATGCCGTGCAGGACGCCCGGTCCCCCCTTGCCCCCTTCCAGTTCGAGCGCCGTGAGCCCGGCCCGCGCGACGTGCAGCTGGAAATCCTCTTCTGCGGCGTCTGCCACACGGACCTGCACATGATTCGCAACGACTGGGGCTTCTCGCCCTACCCGCTGGTGCCCGGCCACGAAATCGTCGGCCGCGTGGTGCGCGTGGGCAGCGAGGTGAAGAAGCTCCAGGTGGGCGACCTGGCGGGCGTGGGGACCATGGTCGACTCCTGCCGCACCTGCCGGAACTGCCAGGACGGCCTGGAGCAGTACTGCCGGGTCAGCAACGTCATGACCTACGGCGGGCGGGAGAAGGATGGAAGGACTGTCACCCAGGGCGGCTACTCGGAGGCCATCGTGGTGGACGAGCACTTCGCCCTCAAGGTGCCCTCGAACCTGGACCCGGCGGCGGTGGCGCCGCTGCTGTGCGCGGGCATCACCACGTACTCGCCGCTGCGCCACTGGGAGGTGGGCCCCGGCCAGCGGGTGGGCGTGGTGGGCCTGGGCGGGCTGGGCCACCTGGGCGTGAAGTTCGCGCGGGCGCTGGGCGCGCATGTCGTCGCGTTCACCCACTCCGAGCGCAAGACGCAGGACGCGCTGCGGCTGGGCGCGCACGAGGTCGTGGTGTCGACGCGCCCGGAGGAGATGGCGGCCCAGGCGGACCGGATGGACTTCATCCTGGACACCGTCTCCGCGGACCACGACGTCAACGCCTACCTGGAGCTGCTCAAGCGCGACGGGCACCTGGTCCTGGTGGGCTTCCCGGCGAAGCCGCTGCGGGTCTCCGCCATGCCCCTGCTCTCCCGGCGCGCCAGCTTCTCCGGCTCCGGCGCGGGCGGCCTCCCGGAAACGCAGGAGATGCTCGACTTCTGCGGCGAGCACGGCATCGTCTCCGACATCGAGCGCATCCGCATCCAGGACGTCAACACCGCCCTGGAGCGGCTGGAGAAGGGCGACGTGAAGTACCGCTTCGTCATCGACCTCCAGAGCCTGCGCTGA
- a CDS encoding VOC family protein, whose protein sequence is MDTETMKLRVARPTRSLAQVVRFYQEGLGFEVLGGFEDHAGFDGVMLGHRGAPYHLEFTVERGHAAPSAPSEENLLVFYIPERAAWEARVRRMQTAGFSPVRSRNPYWDVHGKTFEDPDGYRVVLYQRAWAL, encoded by the coding sequence ATGGACACGGAGACGATGAAGCTGCGCGTGGCGAGGCCGACACGGAGCCTGGCGCAAGTGGTGCGCTTCTACCAGGAAGGGCTGGGCTTCGAGGTCCTCGGAGGCTTCGAGGACCACGCGGGCTTCGACGGCGTGATGCTCGGACATCGGGGCGCGCCATACCACCTGGAGTTCACGGTGGAGCGCGGACACGCCGCGCCGAGCGCGCCCTCGGAGGAGAACCTGCTCGTCTTCTACATCCCGGAGCGCGCCGCGTGGGAAGCCCGGGTGCGCCGCATGCAGACCGCGGGCTTCTCTCCCGTGCGCTCGCGCAACCCGTACTGGGACGTCCACGGGAAGACCTTCGAGGATCCGGACGGCTACCGCGTGGTGCTCTACCAGCGAGCTTGGGCGCTTTGA
- a CDS encoding YciI family protein, producing the protein MRFMVMHKMTDEMEKGLPPEPAIIEGVGKLIEEGAKEKVFVSGEGLKPSSQRVHIVYKSGKRTMTNGPFTDARELAAGFALMRVRSKEEAISWCDKLAAVLGDVELFLGAVNEAWDLGMMPKPEDAPLRFLAMHKMDERAENEAPPDPHTKAKLDALIDQMTKASVLQATGGLTSTKKGTRIRFKSGKYTVMDGPFTESKELIAGYAILDLPSKAAAIDWAIRFGEVVKVNEIEVRQMAEG; encoded by the coding sequence ATGCGATTCATGGTCATGCACAAGATGACGGATGAGATGGAGAAGGGTCTCCCGCCGGAGCCGGCGATCATCGAGGGCGTCGGCAAGCTCATCGAAGAGGGCGCGAAGGAGAAGGTCTTCGTCTCGGGCGAAGGGCTCAAGCCTTCGTCACAGCGGGTGCACATCGTCTACAAGAGCGGCAAACGGACGATGACGAACGGCCCCTTCACCGATGCCCGGGAGCTCGCGGCCGGCTTCGCGCTCATGCGCGTGCGCTCGAAGGAGGAGGCAATCTCATGGTGCGACAAGCTCGCGGCCGTGCTGGGCGACGTGGAGCTCTTCCTGGGCGCGGTCAACGAGGCGTGGGACCTCGGCATGATGCCGAAGCCGGAGGATGCGCCGCTCCGCTTCCTGGCGATGCACAAGATGGACGAGCGCGCGGAGAATGAAGCGCCGCCAGATCCGCATACGAAGGCGAAGCTGGATGCGCTCATCGACCAGATGACGAAGGCGAGCGTCCTCCAGGCAACCGGAGGCCTCACGAGCACGAAGAAGGGCACGCGTATCCGATTCAAGAGCGGCAAGTACACGGTGATGGACGGGCCGTTCACGGAGTCGAAGGAGCTCATCGCCGGCTACGCGATTCTCGACCTGCCGTCGAAGGCGGCCGCCATCGATTGGGCGATTCGTTTCGGCGAGGTCGTGAAGGTGAACGAAATCGAAGTCCGGCAGATGGCGGAGGGATGA